The following proteins are encoded in a genomic region of Elusimicrobiaceae bacterium:
- a CDS encoding Na/Pi cotransporter family protein: MKGISLAFNLLGGLGVFLLGIKMMSDGLQKAAGDRLRRIIARATTNRFTATLSGILATSIIQSSSATTVMVVGFASAGLLSLSQSLGVIFGANIGTTTTAWLISILGFKVNISAFAMPMIGIGFFSQFIKKWPLARRIGEAMVGFGLLFLGLSLIQGVLPDMQNSSAVVEWIVKFRPNTLLSLLGVIGVGTVLTVLLQSSSAVMAVTLTCAAKGLIDYPTACALVLGENIGTTITANIAAIGAPRIAKRAALGHMLFNVLGVVWAVAFFHPFLGLIDCFVPGATTGNSPEVLLTSIPYHLAAFHTTFNIINTSIMLMFIKPFEKLILFLLPVQRNEQNQTELRYLKVGVTTTPELFIGAA; this comes from the coding sequence ATGAAAGGCATTTCTCTTGCATTCAATCTATTAGGCGGTTTAGGGGTGTTCCTGTTGGGCATCAAAATGATGAGCGACGGATTACAGAAAGCCGCCGGAGACCGTTTGCGGCGGATTATTGCCCGTGCCACTACCAACCGTTTTACGGCAACGCTGTCCGGTATTTTAGCCACCTCGATTATTCAATCGTCTTCAGCCACCACCGTCATGGTTGTAGGATTTGCCAGTGCGGGGCTGCTTAGTTTATCCCAATCTTTAGGCGTTATCTTTGGGGCCAATATTGGTACTACCACTACAGCCTGGCTGATTAGTATCCTCGGCTTTAAGGTAAACATTTCTGCGTTTGCCATGCCCATGATTGGCATTGGCTTTTTCTCTCAATTTATTAAAAAATGGCCGTTAGCACGCCGTATCGGGGAGGCCATGGTGGGGTTCGGGTTACTGTTTTTAGGGTTGTCGCTCATTCAGGGAGTCCTACCTGATATGCAAAATTCATCCGCTGTGGTGGAGTGGATTGTTAAATTTCGACCTAATACACTTCTTTCTTTATTAGGTGTAATCGGCGTAGGAACCGTGCTTACGGTATTGCTCCAATCCTCTAGCGCGGTGATGGCTGTTACGCTTACCTGTGCCGCAAAGGGACTCATTGACTATCCCACCGCTTGTGCCCTTGTATTAGGGGAAAACATCGGCACCACCATTACGGCCAATATTGCCGCTATCGGTGCTCCGCGGATTGCTAAACGTGCTGCGTTGGGGCACATGCTTTTTAACGTACTCGGGGTAGTGTGGGCGGTAGCATTTTTCCATCCTTTTTTGGGGCTGATTGATTGCTTTGTACCCGGCGCGACTACAGGCAATAGTCCTGAAGTTCTTTTGACTAGCATTCCTTATCACTTAGCCGCATTTCACACCACGTTTAACATTATAAATACAAGTATTATGCTTATGTTTATAAAACCGTTTGAAAAACTGATTTTATTTCTCTTGCCTGTCCAACGTAACGAACAAAACCAAACCGAACTACGCTACTTAAAAGTAGGGGTTACCACGACGCCGGAATTATTCATCGGTGCGGC